One Deltaproteobacteria bacterium genomic region harbors:
- a CDS encoding sulfite exporter TauE/SafE family protein: MTGLIGGAGHCVGMCGPLVAGYAIALRNRSATLPHLLFHMGRVTTYGIAGGVVGATGSFVRVAAWVAPLQQFLLAATGVLIALMGLSVGGWLPWARRIEGTVPFGGALAGIARRAAEAGGPGAAFPLGMATGLLPCGLVYTALLSAARSGMEARSPAEGFLRGSLAMVAFGAGTFPALFLFGRVVAAAGPRLRGALAKVAAALLVAAGVMFAARAFLR, from the coding sequence GTGACCGGCCTGATCGGCGGCGCCGGGCATTGCGTCGGGATGTGCGGCCCGCTGGTCGCCGGGTACGCCATCGCGCTGCGGAACCGCTCGGCCACCCTCCCGCACCTCCTCTTCCACATGGGCCGGGTGACGACGTACGGCATCGCCGGCGGCGTGGTGGGAGCAACGGGATCCTTCGTCCGCGTCGCGGCGTGGGTCGCCCCGCTCCAGCAGTTCCTCCTCGCGGCCACCGGCGTGCTGATCGCGCTGATGGGACTCTCCGTCGGCGGCTGGCTGCCGTGGGCGCGCCGGATCGAAGGGACCGTGCCGTTCGGAGGCGCTCTCGCCGGCATCGCGCGCCGGGCGGCCGAGGCGGGCGGCCCGGGCGCCGCCTTCCCTCTCGGGATGGCGACGGGTCTCCTTCCGTGCGGGCTGGTCTACACCGCGCTCCTTTCGGCGGCGCGCTCCGGGATGGAGGCTCGCTCCCCGGCCGAGGGGTTCCTCCGGGGCTCCCTTGCGATGGTCGCGTTCGGGGCTGGAACGTTTCCCGCCCTGTTCCTGTTCGGCAGAGTGGTCGCGGCGGCGGGGCCACGCCTGCGCGGGGCGCTGGCGAAGGTCGCCGCCGCCCTCCTCGTCGCCGCCGGGGTGATGTTCGCCGCGCGCGCGTTTCTCCGGTGA